A region from the Halomarina litorea genome encodes:
- a CDS encoding Cdc6/Cdc18 family protein, which yields MSHSGNAHCNCCLGVVGISNKARFEERLNSEVRSSLTQNELVFPPYNIDELFHILKARRDAFNSDVLPDDEGDLDDVFATAAKFAAQEYGDARQAIDILRKTGEIAEREGADVLTTSHVEQALDKAEADKLVKLMQTQPIQSQYVMQAVALTTKDVAPGETVKSHNVYAKYEQLTQHEGTNTLSWRRVRDLLDELEDLDVLDQRRKGAGKGKGTYRAIFLADSPETVLRACESVGED from the coding sequence ATGTCACACAGCGGAAACGCGCACTGCAACTGCTGTCTCGGTGTCGTGGGCATTTCGAACAAGGCACGGTTCGAGGAGCGGTTGAACTCGGAGGTCAGGTCCTCGCTGACACAGAACGAACTCGTCTTCCCGCCGTACAACATCGACGAACTCTTTCATATCCTTAAGGCACGTCGAGACGCGTTCAACAGCGACGTCCTTCCCGATGACGAGGGCGACCTTGACGACGTCTTTGCGACCGCTGCCAAGTTCGCCGCCCAAGAGTACGGCGACGCTCGGCAGGCGATCGATATCCTCCGGAAGACGGGGGAGATTGCTGAACGCGAGGGGGCGGACGTACTGACGACTTCTCACGTCGAACAGGCACTCGACAAAGCTGAAGCAGACAAGCTGGTGAAGCTGATGCAGACCCAGCCGATCCAATCACAGTACGTCATGCAGGCGGTCGCTCTGACGACAAAGGATGTCGCTCCCGGCGAGACGGTGAAATCCCACAACGTATACGCGAAATACGAACAGCTCACGCAACACGAGGGGACGAACACACTTTCGTGGCGTCGCGTCCGTGACTTGCTCGACGAACTCGAGGACCTCGATGTTCTCGATCAACGCCGCAAAGGTGCCGGGAAAGGCAAGGGAACGTATCGGGCCATCTTCCTCGCTGATTCGCCAGAGACGGTCCTCCGAGCGTGCGAGTCCGTCGGCGAAGACTGA
- a CDS encoding RNA-guided endonuclease InsQ/TnpB family protein — protein MANLTVTRTYVGSIQNQRQVHDGLDSLGDSASKLWNVARWTVARVWGEIGIIPDESALKSYMKNQACWKDLNAQSSQKVIEELSDAFQSWFDLRQKDDKANPPGYRKHGDERPRSTVTFKADGFKHDPENNRVRLSKGSNLKEHFSDFLLCEYQTRSNVDLSEVNSIQNVRAVWNGDEWELHFVCKISLEVDESAGNGVAGIDLGITNIVTVAFPEEYVLYPGNSLKQDKHYFTRAEYNTEGENGPSEQSMWARRKLADRETHFYHVLSETIISECVERSVGTLAVSWPENVRESDWGKTGNKKLHTWAFDRLYQYLAYKGEEHGVEVLKENEWNTSKTCSACGDDTKSNRKHRGLYVCQSCGLVGNADCNGAENMRQKITSSPHGEDRSNGCVAQPSTYLFDRESGTFHTREQVVS, from the coding sequence ATGGCGAATCTGACCGTCACCCGCACTTACGTTGGTTCCATTCAGAACCAGCGACAGGTTCATGATGGACTGGATTCGCTCGGTGATTCCGCCTCGAAACTCTGGAACGTCGCCCGATGGACCGTCGCTCGCGTCTGGGGCGAAATCGGTATCATTCCCGACGAGAGCGCGTTGAAATCGTACATGAAGAACCAAGCGTGCTGGAAAGACCTGAACGCACAATCCAGTCAGAAAGTCATCGAAGAACTTTCCGACGCTTTCCAGTCGTGGTTCGACCTGCGACAGAAAGACGACAAGGCGAATCCGCCCGGCTACCGCAAACACGGTGACGAACGACCACGTAGTACGGTCACGTTCAAAGCAGACGGGTTCAAACACGACCCCGAGAACAACCGCGTGCGACTCTCGAAAGGGTCGAACCTCAAAGAACACTTCTCGGACTTCCTACTCTGTGAGTACCAGACTCGCTCCAATGTCGACCTTTCGGAGGTCAACTCGATACAGAACGTTCGGGCTGTCTGGAACGGTGATGAGTGGGAACTGCACTTCGTCTGCAAAATCTCCCTCGAGGTTGACGAGTCAGCTGGTAACGGTGTTGCAGGTATCGACCTCGGCATCACGAACATCGTCACGGTCGCATTCCCCGAGGAATACGTGCTGTATCCCGGCAACTCGCTCAAGCAGGACAAGCACTACTTCACCAGAGCAGAGTACAACACAGAGGGAGAGAACGGCCCGTCTGAGCAGTCGATGTGGGCACGTCGGAAACTGGCAGACCGAGAAACGCACTTCTACCACGTTCTCTCAGAGACCATCATCAGTGAGTGTGTCGAACGGAGTGTTGGCACGCTCGCGGTGAGTTGGCCCGAGAACGTGCGTGAGTCGGACTGGGGGAAGACGGGCAATAAGAAACTCCATACGTGGGCGTTCGACCGGCTCTACCAGTACCTCGCGTACAAGGGCGAAGAGCACGGTGTCGAAGTGCTGAAAGAAAACGAGTGGAACACCTCGAAGACCTGTTCGGCATGTGGTGACGATACGAAGTCGAACCGCAAGCACCGTGGGTTGTACGTCTGCCAGTCGTGTGGGTTGGTCGGTAATGCGGATTGCAACGGGGCGGAGAACATGCGACAGAAGATAACTTCGAGTCCTCATGGGGAGGATAGGAGTAACGGCTGTGTGGCACAGCCATCGACATACCTGTTTGACCGCGAGAGCGGGACGTTTCACACGAGAGAACAGGTTGTGTCGTAG
- a CDS encoding type II toxin-antitoxin system PemK/MazF family toxin has protein sequence MTAFEELERGDIVWATDPLSEKGRPMLVLGTPRFPNHGVQLITVLISTKAYHKAALALRDDDYEGDPLGERSHVLPWSLATLNSAADVDHYLTSLVDDRTEDVVSQVIDYIS, from the coding sequence GTGACCGCGTTCGAAGAACTGGAACGTGGTGACATCGTCTGGGCGACTGACCCGCTCTCGGAGAAGGGTCGCCCGATGCTCGTGCTAGGGACTCCTCGATTCCCGAACCACGGCGTGCAACTCATCACGGTCCTGATTTCCACGAAGGCCTATCACAAAGCGGCGCTCGCACTGAGAGACGACGACTACGAGGGCGACCCACTTGGGGAACGAAGTCACGTTCTTCCCTGGTCGCTTGCGACGCTGAACAGTGCTGCGGACGTCGACCACTACCTGACATCGCTCGTGGACGACCGTACCGAGGATGTGGTGAGCCAGGTGATCGACTACATCTCCTGA
- a CDS encoding MarR family transcriptional regulator yields the protein MSSGTIDIDEFENADADEFEERNDTERIVLFLDENDDRAWKAATIADRLGLETDAVSAILSRLKDRELVRHKRPYWAITDDEERLQSAYQLHRHHETAADQYGDERLEDLQTEEMEEVR from the coding sequence ATGTCGAGCGGTACTATCGATATCGACGAGTTCGAAAACGCCGATGCCGACGAATTCGAGGAACGAAACGATACCGAGCGAATCGTCCTGTTTCTCGATGAGAATGACGACCGGGCGTGGAAGGCGGCGACGATTGCCGACCGACTCGGGCTAGAGACGGACGCTGTCAGTGCGATTCTCTCACGATTGAAGGACCGCGAGCTCGTGCGGCACAAGCGCCCGTACTGGGCGATCACGGACGACGAAGAACGGCTCCAGTCGGCCTACCAGCTCCACCGACATCATGAGACGGCAGCCGACCAGTACGGTGACGAGCGTCTCGAAGATCTCCAAACCGAGGAGATGGAAGAGGTACGGTGA
- a CDS encoding RNA-guided endonuclease InsQ/TnpB family protein, which produces MKRTNTFDVVPQSDEDEELLRRLLDASAALWNEINYERRENYADPDGDVWDISEYRGRYGGTLGASTVQQIERKNREAWRSFFALKKKGEANGKPGFWGNAEDGRELRTYIRNTSYSIEWGEYSRLELLVGKDLKDEYRLGHRERLRLEIRGEPNWKKYDKQGRLEVFWDEQAQTFRAFQPVTIDNFRLAHPLADETTALDIGANNLVACTTTTGTQLLYEGHDLFERFRETTREIARLQSLLDDGRYSSNRIHSLYRGRTRRRDHAQDALVRDLIERLHAEGVSTVFVGALTDVLDTHWSVEANAKTHNFWAFRQFIDRLACTAEEYGMEVEVRSEAWTSQECPNCGSTERTTRHRDTLMCPCGFEGHADLTASETFLRRQTDDAVPRPMARPVCLTWNDHDWSESPRSCSNEERTNPQVASVGR; this is translated from the coding sequence ATGAAGCGGACCAACACGTTCGACGTGGTTCCTCAGTCCGATGAGGACGAGGAGTTGCTTCGACGCCTGTTGGACGCTTCTGCCGCTCTCTGGAACGAAATCAATTACGAGCGCCGCGAGAACTACGCAGACCCAGACGGAGACGTGTGGGACATCAGCGAGTATCGCGGGCGCTATGGCGGCACGCTCGGGGCTTCGACCGTTCAACAAATCGAACGGAAGAACCGCGAAGCGTGGCGGTCGTTCTTCGCGCTCAAGAAAAAGGGCGAAGCCAACGGCAAGCCCGGCTTCTGGGGCAACGCCGAGGATGGCCGCGAACTCCGAACGTACATCCGCAATACGTCGTACTCCATCGAGTGGGGCGAATACTCCCGGCTCGAACTCCTCGTCGGCAAAGATCTGAAAGACGAGTACAGGTTGGGACACCGCGAACGCCTCCGGCTCGAAATTCGGGGCGAACCCAACTGGAAAAAGTACGACAAGCAGGGTCGGTTAGAGGTGTTCTGGGACGAACAAGCACAGACATTCAGGGCCTTTCAGCCAGTCACTATCGACAATTTTCGGCTGGCACACCCACTGGCGGACGAAACCACCGCGCTGGATATTGGTGCGAACAACCTCGTCGCCTGTACGACGACAACCGGCACGCAACTGCTGTACGAGGGGCACGACCTGTTCGAGCGGTTCCGCGAGACGACGCGAGAAATCGCTCGACTTCAATCGCTCTTGGACGACGGTCGATACTCCTCGAATCGGATACACTCGCTGTACCGTGGTCGGACGAGACGCCGCGACCACGCCCAAGACGCGCTGGTACGCGACCTCATCGAACGGTTGCACGCCGAAGGCGTCTCCACGGTATTCGTCGGGGCGTTAACGGACGTACTGGACACGCACTGGTCGGTCGAAGCGAACGCGAAGACGCACAACTTCTGGGCCTTCCGACAGTTCATCGACCGGCTCGCGTGTACCGCCGAGGAGTACGGCATGGAGGTCGAAGTCCGGTCGGAAGCGTGGACAAGCCAAGAGTGTCCGAACTGCGGGTCCACGGAGCGAACGACCCGCCACCGCGACACGCTGATGTGTCCGTGCGGCTTCGAGGGGCATGCAGACCTCACCGCAAGCGAGACGTTTCTGAGACGGCAGACAGACGATGCAGTACCAAGGCCGATGGCACGGCCCGTGTGCCTCACGTGGAACGACCACGACTGGTCAGAGTCACCACGCTCTTGTTCCAACGAGGAGCGCACGAACCCGCAAGTTGCCTCCGTGGGTCGGTAA
- a CDS encoding type II toxin-antitoxin system VapC family toxin: MAEPVETPIGPVTAEHFRPGHVRHQVVVGPKFLYALFNPRDQMHAVSRAFMTFVRGGDLPYRRLIVNDHIVDEAATRLKKQASLQNAIAFLTTLDESTLYHVEFVSEAIFDDAVETFITWTDLDASLTDFIVASHMAELEVDHILTYDSHYDAFDVTTLPYRRQD; the protein is encoded by the coding sequence ATGGCCGAGCCAGTCGAGACACCAATCGGACCCGTCACGGCCGAACACTTCCGCCCAGGCCACGTTCGACATCAGGTCGTCGTTGGCCCGAAATTTCTGTACGCCCTCTTCAACCCCCGCGACCAGATGCATGCGGTGTCACGGGCGTTCATGACGTTCGTTCGCGGTGGCGACCTCCCCTACCGACGGCTCATCGTCAACGATCACATCGTCGACGAGGCGGCCACCCGACTGAAAAAGCAGGCATCGCTGCAGAACGCGATAGCCTTCCTGACGACACTCGACGAGAGCACGCTCTATCATGTCGAATTCGTGTCCGAGGCCATCTTTGATGACGCCGTAGAAACCTTCATCACGTGGACCGATCTTGATGCGTCGCTCACCGACTTCATCGTCGCATCACACATGGCCGAGTTGGAGGTCGATCATATCCTCACGTATGACAGTCACTACGATGCATTCGATGTGACGACCCTCCCATACCGTCGGCAGGATTGA
- a CDS encoding LLM class flavin-dependent oxidoreductase, which yields MDLSVVDLSPVPDGGTATDAYANTVKAARQAEDLGFSRFWVAEHHAMADTLAGTTPEVLLGHLAAETESIRLGSGAVLLNHYSPFKVAEVFGALDGLAPGRVDAGLGRANGSPAADHALGTDRHVQNPDEDHREKIEAVVNHLYDDYPDEHAYGDLTIPRSGGDVPTPWVLGSSPSSAALAGELGLRYCFAAFIRPEYAEPAFEQYREHFQPGRLSGSISEPTGMLAMNAICAETDEQAARLRASAEATYKRLQRGVVGTRPSVEDAIDELGGVPEPTPTTLDAGEWPRAISGSPDTLDGLLTQLADRVAVNEVMIQQVVADHDDGLRSHELLAEGVGIN from the coding sequence ATGGACCTCTCTGTTGTCGATCTCTCTCCAGTTCCCGATGGCGGCACCGCCACAGACGCGTACGCGAACACCGTCAAGGCCGCACGGCAGGCCGAGGACCTCGGGTTTTCGCGTTTCTGGGTGGCGGAACACCACGCGATGGCGGACACCCTCGCGGGAACGACCCCCGAGGTGCTTCTCGGACATCTCGCCGCCGAGACCGAGTCGATCCGACTCGGGTCCGGCGCAGTGTTGCTCAACCACTACAGTCCGTTCAAAGTCGCGGAGGTGTTCGGTGCGCTCGACGGGCTCGCACCGGGGCGTGTCGACGCGGGCCTGGGTCGGGCGAACGGCTCGCCGGCGGCAGACCACGCGCTCGGAACCGACCGGCACGTCCAGAACCCCGACGAGGACCATCGGGAGAAAATCGAGGCCGTCGTGAACCACCTCTACGACGACTATCCCGACGAGCACGCCTACGGCGACCTGACGATTCCACGCTCCGGGGGCGACGTCCCGACGCCGTGGGTACTTGGCTCGAGCCCATCCAGTGCCGCGCTCGCGGGCGAGCTCGGACTGCGGTATTGCTTTGCGGCGTTCATCAGACCGGAGTACGCGGAACCGGCCTTCGAACAGTACCGCGAGCACTTCCAACCCGGGCGACTCAGTGGCAGCATCAGCGAACCAACGGGAATGCTCGCGATGAACGCGATCTGTGCAGAGACGGACGAACAGGCGGCACGGCTCCGCGCGAGCGCCGAAGCGACATACAAGCGGCTACAGCGCGGAGTAGTTGGAACCCGGCCGTCCGTCGAAGACGCCATCGACGAACTCGGCGGCGTTCCAGAACCGACACCGACGACACTGGATGCCGGTGAATGGCCACGGGCCATCTCCGGAAGTCCGGACACGCTCGACGGTCTTCTAACCCAGCTCGCAGACCGCGTCGCTGTAAACGAGGTGATGATCCAGCAGGTGGTCGCCGACCACGACGATGGACTGCGTTCCCACGAGCTGCTGGCCGAAGGCGTGGGAATCAACTAA
- a CDS encoding bacterio-opsin activator domain-containing protein yields the protein MLLIGPDEATAGSYAAPLERAGFRVETTTTPADCLDRIAPSAECVVCTDRLDGTTGLSVLRAVRAAHPDLPFVLVATDGDERLASEAVSAGVTEYVPAGDGVPPDLVERVRSAVGTGGRRGETAPDVAAVYERISDAFYAVDESFRFVYVNERARELLQAAPADLLGRTVWEAFPETRDTVVHDALHDALATQTPTTFDLYYDPIDSWVDACVYPSATGLSVYLRDVTERKRRERALRDAYEVIADPERTFADRVDDLLEVGRDVLGVGYATLSYVRGEEYVFEAVAAPPGADLAVGETVPLETTNCERVVATEETLVLRDVETDAPELADRAGNAEWGVACYLGAPVALGDEVCGTLCFYDMEARSEAFSDWEVTFVDLLSNWVSRELDQQRHTEQFAALDDAFPDLGFVVDGEGRYRDYLAGPAAAGSLAVDREDLLGRTVDEVLPGEAAESLLAAVREATATGRLQTVEYDRPVGGQRRCFEARVAPLTGSEYGPETTVVVARDVTERRARERALERQRDELAKLHRIDALTRGITGSLQNAATRDAIEAAVCEHLTESDLYRTAWVGTGERSTAGGGPVTPRTVAGAVDAREGAPGADGPAAAALQSEPRNDDGPTDTAGPPAAREDGEGDHPSLAAVPLTTDATTYGVLVVEAPAGETIDDAEREVLADLGRTIALAIQRVESQRSLTAATAVELRFRVPDDTFGEVTAGEDGRLVFERRVPVGDGRRLYYFAVPDGDPSRVGERLAANAAVDACAAVGDGEGADGSALLEVALATDTATAIDVLVEQGASVVEARVEAGDLHVTAEVAPRTDVRAIVDALQEATAAADLVGKRSVERPVATAPERGGGDGGGLTAKQRAALGVALARGYYEWPRASTAEEIARTMDVSSATFHYHLRHGLRTVLTDVLDRKRG from the coding sequence ATGCTGCTCATCGGACCCGACGAGGCGACGGCCGGGTCCTACGCCGCCCCGCTCGAACGGGCGGGGTTCCGGGTCGAAACCACGACAACCCCGGCCGACTGCCTCGACCGCATCGCGCCGTCGGCCGAGTGCGTCGTCTGTACCGACCGGCTCGACGGGACGACGGGCCTTTCGGTCCTCCGGGCGGTCCGTGCGGCCCATCCCGACCTCCCCTTCGTCCTCGTCGCGACCGACGGCGACGAGAGACTCGCGAGCGAGGCGGTCTCGGCCGGCGTCACCGAGTACGTCCCGGCCGGCGACGGCGTCCCCCCCGACCTCGTCGAGCGCGTGCGGAGCGCCGTCGGAACCGGTGGTCGGCGGGGGGAGACGGCTCCCGACGTCGCGGCGGTGTACGAGCGCATCAGCGATGCGTTCTACGCCGTCGACGAGTCGTTCCGGTTCGTCTACGTCAACGAGCGCGCGCGCGAACTCCTGCAGGCCGCCCCCGCCGACCTCCTCGGACGCACCGTCTGGGAGGCGTTCCCAGAGACGAGAGACACCGTCGTCCACGACGCGCTCCACGACGCGCTGGCGACACAGACGCCGACGACGTTCGACCTCTACTACGACCCAATCGACAGCTGGGTGGACGCGTGCGTCTACCCCTCGGCGACCGGCCTGTCGGTCTACCTGCGGGACGTCACCGAGCGCAAGCGCCGCGAGCGGGCGCTCCGGGACGCCTACGAGGTGATCGCTGACCCGGAGCGCACCTTCGCCGACCGCGTCGACGACCTGCTGGAGGTCGGCCGCGACGTCCTCGGAGTCGGCTACGCCACCCTCTCGTACGTCCGCGGGGAGGAGTACGTCTTCGAGGCCGTCGCCGCCCCGCCGGGGGCCGACCTCGCGGTGGGCGAGACGGTGCCGCTGGAGACGACCAACTGCGAGCGGGTGGTCGCGACAGAGGAGACGCTCGTGTTGCGCGACGTCGAGACGGACGCCCCCGAACTCGCCGACCGGGCGGGCAACGCGGAGTGGGGCGTCGCCTGCTACCTCGGCGCGCCCGTCGCCCTCGGCGACGAGGTGTGCGGGACCCTCTGTTTCTACGACATGGAGGCGCGGAGCGAGGCGTTCTCCGACTGGGAGGTGACGTTCGTCGACCTGCTCAGCAACTGGGTGAGCCGCGAACTCGACCAGCAGCGCCACACCGAGCAGTTCGCCGCCCTCGACGACGCCTTCCCGGACCTCGGGTTCGTCGTCGACGGCGAGGGACGCTACCGGGACTACCTCGCCGGCCCGGCCGCGGCCGGCAGCCTCGCCGTCGACCGCGAGGACCTCCTCGGGCGGACCGTCGACGAGGTGTTGCCGGGAGAGGCGGCGGAATCGCTGCTGGCGGCCGTCCGCGAGGCGACGGCGACCGGCCGACTCCAGACCGTCGAGTACGACCGCCCGGTGGGCGGGCAGCGACGGTGCTTCGAGGCGCGGGTCGCGCCGTTGACCGGGAGCGAGTACGGTCCCGAGACGACGGTCGTCGTCGCCCGCGACGTGACCGAGCGGCGGGCGCGCGAACGGGCCCTCGAACGCCAGCGCGACGAACTGGCGAAGCTCCACCGCATCGACGCGCTCACCCGGGGTATCACGGGGAGCCTCCAGAACGCGGCCACGCGCGACGCCATCGAGGCCGCTGTCTGCGAACACCTCACCGAGTCCGACCTGTACCGGACCGCCTGGGTCGGCACCGGCGAGCGGTCGACCGCGGGCGGCGGCCCCGTCACTCCGCGAACGGTCGCCGGCGCTGTCGACGCCCGGGAGGGCGCCCCGGGGGCGGACGGTCCGGCCGCGGCGGCTCTGCAATCCGAGCCTCGAAACGACGACGGCCCGACCGACACCGCGGGACCGCCCGCCGCGCGAGAGGACGGTGAGGGCGACCACCCCTCGCTCGCGGCGGTCCCGCTGACGACCGACGCGACGACCTACGGCGTGCTGGTGGTCGAGGCGCCGGCCGGCGAGACCATCGACGACGCCGAGCGGGAGGTCCTCGCCGACCTCGGGCGGACCATCGCCCTCGCCATCCAGCGCGTCGAGAGCCAGCGGTCGCTCACGGCCGCGACGGCGGTCGAACTCCGGTTTCGCGTCCCCGACGACACCTTCGGCGAGGTGACCGCCGGCGAGGACGGCCGACTCGTCTTCGAGCGGCGGGTCCCGGTCGGCGACGGGCGACGCCTCTACTACTTCGCCGTCCCCGACGGCGACCCCTCGCGCGTCGGCGAGCGACTGGCAGCGAACGCGGCCGTGGACGCGTGTGCGGCCGTCGGCGACGGCGAGGGGGCCGACGGGTCGGCGCTCCTCGAGGTGGCCCTCGCTACGGACACCGCTACCGCCATCGACGTGCTGGTCGAGCAGGGGGCGTCCGTCGTGGAGGCGCGCGTCGAGGCCGGCGACCTCCACGTCACGGCCGAGGTCGCCCCCCGCACCGACGTCCGCGCCATCGTCGACGCCCTGCAGGAGGCGACGGCGGCGGCCGACCTCGTGGGCAAGCGGTCGGTCGAGCGTCCCGTCGCGACGGCACCCGAGAGGGGTGGGGGCGACGGCGGGGGCCTGACCGCGAAACAGCGCGCCGCCCTCGGGGTCGCCCTCGCCCGCGGGTACTACGAGTGGCCGCGCGCGAGCACCGCCGAGGAGATCGCCCGGACGATGGACGTCTCCTCCGCGACGTTCCACTACCACCTCCGCCACGGTCTCCGGACCGTGCTGACGGACGTCCTCGACCGGAAGCGGGGCTGA
- a CDS encoding HTH domain-containing protein: MHITGDSDAGTDGAAGHVGRQRAVDPPGGGATGGQRGRHVELWVRGRSPYCVRDAEEETGDRLRRLVEGGAIDSFAVRQWTDVGSGTRTGGVADVATSHRKVVEFEAWANDRGYRLSPGFRTHELQSMVGHSVRRKLVSPVLCLAVYDGDTLDAVFPHADEGDVHTVADGLGRLARGGTATSHGGEVA; encoded by the coding sequence ATGCACATCACGGGAGACAGCGATGCGGGAACGGACGGAGCGGCCGGTCACGTCGGGCGACAGCGGGCGGTCGACCCGCCGGGTGGTGGCGCGACAGGGGGGCAACGGGGCCGACACGTCGAACTCTGGGTTCGGGGGCGGTCCCCCTACTGCGTGCGCGACGCGGAGGAGGAGACGGGCGACCGGCTTCGCCGGCTCGTGGAGGGCGGAGCCATCGACTCCTTCGCCGTCCGCCAGTGGACCGACGTCGGGTCGGGCACCCGAACGGGAGGGGTGGCCGACGTCGCGACCAGCCACCGGAAGGTCGTCGAGTTCGAGGCGTGGGCGAACGACCGCGGGTACCGGCTCTCGCCCGGGTTCCGGACCCACGAGCTACAGTCGATGGTGGGTCACAGCGTGCGCCGGAAGCTGGTCTCGCCGGTGCTCTGCCTGGCGGTCTACGACGGCGACACGCTCGATGCGGTCTTCCCCCACGCCGACGAGGGGGACGTCCACACCGTCGCCGACGGCCTCGGGCGACTCGCGCGGGGCGGGACGGCGACGTCCCACGGGGGTGAGGTGGCGTGA
- a CDS encoding YhjD/YihY/BrkB family envelope integrity protein — protein sequence MFRVGSVLSGALTVVRVATEHDIRYPAAALAYYSFVSLLPLVVLVLALVGAPIATEIQAATPRVLTTEAQQLMYEALTTATGRAGAALLAAAVLAWSAANISIGFLTVIERVEAAGDRSLLDQARDATGILGSLLLAIAALVVVGALFPLIPASESVAHVGFLVLPLALTAAFVPLYYVPSRLVTSVRAALPGAVSAALGWTVLLLVVQVYATNAGRYAVYGVLSGIIIILTALYAAATMLLFGVVVNALVARRGALEGVSE from the coding sequence ATGTTCCGCGTGGGCAGTGTACTCAGCGGCGCCCTGACCGTCGTCAGGGTGGCGACTGAACACGACATCAGGTATCCGGCGGCCGCCCTCGCGTACTACTCGTTCGTCTCCTTGCTCCCGCTGGTCGTGCTGGTGCTCGCCCTCGTCGGGGCGCCCATCGCGACGGAGATTCAGGCGGCGACCCCGCGGGTCCTCACTACGGAGGCCCAACAGCTGATGTACGAGGCGTTGACCACGGCCACGGGGAGGGCGGGCGCGGCGCTCCTCGCCGCCGCCGTCCTCGCCTGGAGCGCGGCCAACATCTCCATCGGCTTCCTGACGGTGATCGAGCGCGTCGAGGCGGCGGGCGACCGGTCGCTGCTCGATCAGGCGCGGGACGCCACTGGCATCCTCGGGTCGCTCCTGCTCGCTATCGCCGCGCTCGTCGTTGTCGGGGCGCTCTTCCCGCTCATCCCCGCATCCGAGTCGGTGGCCCACGTCGGCTTTCTCGTGTTGCCACTCGCCCTGACGGCCGCGTTCGTCCCGCTGTACTACGTCCCCTCCCGCCTGGTGACGTCGGTTCGGGCGGCGCTGCCCGGGGCGGTCAGCGCGGCGCTGGGGTGGACCGTGCTGTTGCTCGTCGTGCAGGTGTACGCGACGAACGCCGGGCGATACGCGGTGTACGGCGTGTTGAGCGGCATCATCATCATCCTGACCGCGCTGTACGCCGCGGCGACGATGCTCCTGTTCGGCGTGGTCGTGAACGCGCTGGTGGCCCGCCGGGGGGCGCTGGAGGGCGTCTCCGAGTAG
- a CDS encoding ABC transporter ATP-binding protein: MSTGTLGSGPPTIALTDVGVVYGRGALVRALDGVSLTIAPGSYTALMGPSGSGKSTLLHLAGCLDTPTSGRVELLGTDVAALGDGERATLRGREIGFVFQSFNLMPALTAVENVALPLLFQGVGRTERVGRATNLLEGVGLADRTDHLPRDLSGGQRQRVAIARALANDPALLLADEPTGSLDSATGDQIMALLDSLHADGTTIVLVTHDRGVAEHADRIVHLLDGRIRRDEMVDPQAVNAR, from the coding sequence ATGTCGACGGGGACACTGGGCAGTGGACCGCCCACCATCGCGCTGACGGACGTGGGCGTGGTCTACGGGCGCGGAGCGCTCGTGCGCGCGCTCGACGGTGTCTCGCTGACGATCGCTCCCGGGTCGTACACCGCGCTCATGGGGCCGAGCGGGTCCGGGAAGAGTACGCTCTTGCACCTGGCCGGCTGCCTCGATACACCGACGAGCGGTCGGGTCGAGCTTCTCGGAACCGACGTCGCCGCGCTGGGCGACGGCGAGCGGGCCACCCTCCGCGGACGGGAGATCGGCTTCGTCTTCCAGTCGTTCAACCTGATGCCGGCGCTGACGGCCGTCGAGAACGTCGCGCTCCCCTTGCTCTTTCAGGGGGTGGGTCGGACGGAGCGCGTCGGGCGTGCAACGAACCTCCTCGAGGGTGTTGGTCTCGCCGACCGTACCGACCACCTCCCGCGAGACCTCTCTGGCGGCCAGCGCCAGCGGGTCGCTATCGCCCGCGCGCTCGCCAACGACCCCGCGCTCCTCCTCGCGGACGAACCCACGGGGAGCCTCGACTCTGCGACCGGTGACCAGATCATGGCGCTGCTCGATTCGCTTCACGCCGACGGAACCACGATCGTCCTCGTCACACACGACCGCGGGGTCGCCGAGCACGCGGATCGCATCGTCCACCTGCTCGACGGCCGAATCCGCCGTGACGAGATGGTCGACCCGCAGGCGGTGAACGCACGGTGA